The following are encoded together in the Eriocheir sinensis breed Jianghai 21 chromosome 28, ASM2467909v1, whole genome shotgun sequence genome:
- the LOC127004577 gene encoding protein lifeguard 1-like isoform X1, producing the protein MFVVSSHVGKAENSLAALTCRRPFLASQSVASCRPLGEGLISGAQFQHITQTPEKHFLPIDRTTTTTTTTTTTTTTTTTTTSTNTTTMADNMYEMGEQPDFDFSDKSIRRGFIRKVYAVLTCQLIVTFGIIAVFVLVPEVNDYAYHHSELFWSAFGISIALILILGCCSGFRRKTPFNYIALILFTLCEGYLLGCVAATYSASEVLVAIGITIVVSVGLTIFAFQTKWDFTLKGGLLFVLLLVLITFGIIAGIMNDKVVNIVYASLGALLFSFYLVFDTQLMLGGNHKLAISPEEYIFAALNLYLDVVNLFLYILALVGRD; encoded by the exons atgtttgtTGTATCGTCACACGTAGGTAAGGCGGAGAATAGCCTGGCCGCCCTTACCTGCCGCCGTCCGTTcctcgccagtcagtcagtcgcttcGTGCAGGCCTCTCGGGGAAGGGCTAATCTCCGGCGCCCAg TTCCAACACATCACACAGACGCCGGAGAAACACTTCCTGCCAAT agaccgcaccaccaccaccaccactactaccaccaccaccaccactactaccaccaccactacctccactaacaccaccaccatggctGACAATATGTACGAGATGGGGGAGCAGCCCGACTTCGACTTCTCTGACAAGTCCATCAGGCGAGGCTtcataag GAAGGTCTACGCCGTGCTCACCTGCCAGCTGATCGTCACCTTCGGCATCATCGCAGTCTTCGTGCTGGTCCCGGAGGTCAACGACTACGCCTACCACCACAGCGAACTCTTCTGGTCCGCCTTCGGCATCTCCATCGCCCTCATCCTTATCCTCGGCTGCTGCAGCGGCTTCAGGAGAAAGACGCCCTTCAACTACATAGCGCTGATACTCTTCACGTTGTGCGAGGGATACCTGCTGGGGTGCGTGGCCGCCACCTACAGCGCCTCCGAGGTGCTGGTGGCCATCGGGATAACCATTGTGGTCTCTGTCGGCCTCACCATCTTCGCCTTCCAG ACCAAATGGGACTTCACGCTCAAGGGCGGGCTGCTCTTCGTGCTGCTCCTCGTTCTCATCACCTTCGGCATCATCGCGGGCATCATGAACGACAAGGTGGTCAACATCGTCTACGCCAGCCTCGGGgcgctcctcttctccttctacttggTCTTCGATACTCAACTCATGCTCGGAGGCAATCACAAACTGGCCATCTCGCCCGAGGAGTACATCTTCGCGGCGCTCAACCTCTACCTCGATGTCGTGAACCTCTTCCTCTACATCCTGGCGCTGGTGGGACGGGACTAA
- the LOC127004577 gene encoding protein lifeguard 1-like isoform X2 — protein MADNMYEMGEQPDFDFSDKSIRRGFIRKVYAVLTCQLIVTFGIIAVFVLVPEVNDYAYHHSELFWSAFGISIALILILGCCSGFRRKTPFNYIALILFTLCEGYLLGCVAATYSASEVLVAIGITIVVSVGLTIFAFQTKWDFTLKGGLLFVLLLVLITFGIIAGIMNDKVVNIVYASLGALLFSFYLVFDTQLMLGGNHKLAISPEEYIFAALNLYLDVVNLFLYILALVGRD, from the exons atggctGACAATATGTACGAGATGGGGGAGCAGCCCGACTTCGACTTCTCTGACAAGTCCATCAGGCGAGGCTtcataag GAAGGTCTACGCCGTGCTCACCTGCCAGCTGATCGTCACCTTCGGCATCATCGCAGTCTTCGTGCTGGTCCCGGAGGTCAACGACTACGCCTACCACCACAGCGAACTCTTCTGGTCCGCCTTCGGCATCTCCATCGCCCTCATCCTTATCCTCGGCTGCTGCAGCGGCTTCAGGAGAAAGACGCCCTTCAACTACATAGCGCTGATACTCTTCACGTTGTGCGAGGGATACCTGCTGGGGTGCGTGGCCGCCACCTACAGCGCCTCCGAGGTGCTGGTGGCCATCGGGATAACCATTGTGGTCTCTGTCGGCCTCACCATCTTCGCCTTCCAG ACCAAATGGGACTTCACGCTCAAGGGCGGGCTGCTCTTCGTGCTGCTCCTCGTTCTCATCACCTTCGGCATCATCGCGGGCATCATGAACGACAAGGTGGTCAACATCGTCTACGCCAGCCTCGGGgcgctcctcttctccttctacttggTCTTCGATACTCAACTCATGCTCGGAGGCAATCACAAACTGGCCATCTCGCCCGAGGAGTACATCTTCGCGGCGCTCAACCTCTACCTCGATGTCGTGAACCTCTTCCTCTACATCCTGGCGCTGGTGGGACGGGACTAA